Proteins from a genomic interval of Pradoshia eiseniae:
- the pruA gene encoding L-glutamate gamma-semialdehyde dehydrogenase, with translation MVQAYKHESLTNFKADENKRAFEEALALVDGYLGQDYPLIIGGEEVTTEEKIVSTSPSNKEIIIGRVSKANKDLAEKAMQEALKAFKTWSKTKPEVRADVLFKAASIIRRRKHEFSALMVREAGKPWNEADADTAEAIDFLEYYGRQMLKLKDGQPVLSRPDEYNRYDYIPLGVGVIISPWNFPFAIMAGTCVAAVVTGNTVLLKPASTTPVVSAKFVEVMIEAGLPAGVINYVPGSGAEVGDYLVDHPSTRFISFTGSREVGVRIYERASKVHEGQKWLKRVIAEMGGKDTIVVDSEADLELAAKSIVASAFGFAGQKCSACSRAVIVEDVYDEVLNRAVELTKELTVGDTGDLTNFMGPVIDAGAFKKITDYIEIGKEEGRIVAGGGSDDSKGYFIEPTIIADLSPDARIMKEEIFGPVVAFCKARDFDEAIDIANNTDYGLTGAVITRNRAHQEKAREDFHVGNLYFNRGCTGAIVGYQPFGGFNMSGTDSKAGGPDYLLLHMQAKTTSEAY, from the coding sequence ATGGTACAAGCGTACAAACATGAGTCACTGACAAACTTCAAGGCTGATGAGAACAAAAGGGCATTCGAGGAAGCGCTCGCTTTGGTGGACGGTTACCTCGGCCAGGATTACCCGTTAATCATTGGCGGCGAAGAGGTGACGACTGAAGAAAAGATTGTCTCTACTAGTCCATCCAATAAAGAAATCATTATAGGCCGTGTGTCTAAAGCGAATAAAGATCTCGCAGAAAAAGCCATGCAGGAAGCATTGAAGGCATTTAAGACATGGAGCAAAACAAAGCCTGAAGTTCGGGCTGATGTATTGTTTAAAGCGGCTTCCATCATCCGTCGCAGAAAGCATGAATTTTCTGCATTAATGGTTCGTGAAGCAGGGAAGCCATGGAATGAAGCGGATGCTGATACAGCAGAAGCGATTGATTTCCTTGAATATTACGGAAGACAAATGCTGAAGCTGAAAGATGGTCAGCCTGTATTAAGCCGTCCGGATGAGTACAACCGCTATGATTATATTCCCCTTGGTGTTGGGGTCATTATTTCACCTTGGAACTTCCCGTTCGCCATCATGGCTGGAACATGTGTGGCAGCTGTCGTGACCGGGAATACGGTCTTATTGAAGCCGGCATCCACCACTCCGGTCGTGTCAGCGAAGTTTGTTGAAGTTATGATTGAGGCAGGCCTGCCAGCAGGTGTTATCAACTATGTGCCAGGAAGCGGGGCAGAAGTTGGTGATTATTTAGTCGACCATCCAAGCACGCGCTTTATCAGTTTTACCGGCTCACGTGAAGTCGGGGTAAGAATTTATGAAAGAGCCTCCAAGGTCCATGAAGGTCAGAAATGGCTAAAACGCGTCATCGCGGAAATGGGCGGAAAGGATACAATCGTGGTTGATTCTGAAGCAGACCTTGAGCTTGCGGCGAAATCAATCGTAGCATCTGCCTTCGGTTTTGCGGGACAAAAATGCTCCGCCTGCTCTAGGGCAGTCATCGTGGAGGATGTATATGATGAAGTTCTCAACCGTGCTGTAGAGCTAACGAAAGAATTAACTGTCGGTGACACCGGCGATTTGACCAACTTTATGGGTCCAGTTATTGATGCAGGTGCCTTCAAGAAGATTACTGACTATATCGAGATTGGCAAGGAGGAAGGCCGCATCGTTGCTGGCGGAGGATCAGATGATTCTAAGGGCTACTTCATTGAGCCCACTATCATCGCCGATCTCTCGCCGGATGCTCGCATCATGAAGGAAGAAATCTTCGGACCAGTCGTGGCCTTCTGCAAGGCGCGTGACTTTGACGAAGCAATTGATATTGCCAATAACACAGATTACGGACTAACAGGAGCGGTCATCACTCGCAATCGTGCTCATCAGGAAAAAGCGCGCGAGGACTTCCATGTCGGTAATCTGTACTTCAACCGCGGATGCACAGGCGCCATAGTCGGCTACCAGCCATTCGGCGGATTCAATATGTCCGGTACAGATTCTAAGGCAGGCGGTCCTGATTACTTGCTGCTTCATATGCAAGCGAAAACGACTTCAGAAGCTTATTGA
- a CDS encoding NUDIX hydrolase, protein MNFVTPKHIVSAATVVMNEKQEILLLKGPKRGWEMPGGQVEEGESLKEAAIRETMEETGIEVEILSFCGIFQNVQRSICNTLFLAKPVGGKLATSSESLEVGFFPLEEGLEMVKWSNFRQRIEHCLNEACHPFYIEF, encoded by the coding sequence ATGAATTTTGTAACACCTAAGCATATCGTGTCAGCTGCCACGGTTGTCATGAATGAGAAGCAAGAGATTTTATTGTTGAAAGGGCCAAAACGCGGCTGGGAAATGCCTGGCGGCCAAGTCGAGGAGGGGGAATCTCTTAAGGAGGCAGCCATTCGCGAGACGATGGAGGAAACGGGTATTGAGGTTGAAATTCTCAGCTTCTGCGGGATTTTTCAAAATGTACAGCGGTCAATCTGTAATACTCTTTTTCTGGCAAAGCCGGTTGGGGGAAAACTTGCGACCTCATCTGAGAGTTTGGAGGTAGGCTTCTTTCCGCTTGAAGAAGGCCTGGAGATGGTCAAATGGAGCAATTTCCGGCAGAGGATTGAGCATTGCCTCAATGAAGCCTGCCATCCCTTTTACATAGAATTCTAA
- the aceB gene encoding malate synthase A, with the protein MAVQTNGLNIHGKMEQGFEEILTPKALEFIEQLERHFGPRRKDLLEKRAERQKEIDAGKLPDFLKETEHIRSSDWTIASLPKDLEDRRVEITGPVERKMVINALNSGAKCFMADFEDANSPTWNNNIEGHINLRDAINRTISFTNPNGKQYSLKEETATLIVRPRGFHLEEKNITLDDKPISGGLMDFGLFFFHNAKTLLANGSGPYFYLPKIESHHEARLWNDVFVYAQNHLGIPHGSIKATVLIETILAAFEMDEILYELKDHSAGLNCGRWDYIFSYLKKFRNHDSIILPDRSVVTMAVPFMTAYSLLAIQTCHKRNAPAIGGMAAQIPVKNDEKANDEAFAKVRADKEREARNGHDGTWVAHPALVPVAKEVFDEYMPTPNQIHKKREDVSVKAEDLLEVPEGSITEQGVRTNINVGIQYIESWLNGRGAAPIYNLMEDAATAEISRAQVWQWVRHPKGVLDDGRKVDMAMYEAFKEEELERIKSELGEERFNSGRFDEAAKLFDKLIKEETFYDFLTLPAYEIL; encoded by the coding sequence ATGGCAGTACAGACAAACGGACTGAATATCCACGGAAAAATGGAACAGGGATTTGAAGAAATCCTCACACCAAAAGCACTTGAATTTATTGAACAGCTTGAACGGCATTTCGGACCAAGAAGAAAGGATTTGCTTGAGAAGCGTGCTGAAAGGCAAAAGGAGATCGATGCAGGTAAGCTCCCTGATTTCTTAAAAGAAACAGAGCATATCCGCAGCAGCGATTGGACCATCGCTTCACTTCCGAAGGATCTTGAGGACCGGCGCGTAGAAATCACCGGACCGGTTGAACGGAAGATGGTCATTAACGCATTAAACTCAGGCGCCAAATGCTTCATGGCAGACTTTGAGGATGCGAATTCTCCAACCTGGAACAATAATATTGAAGGGCATATAAATCTTCGCGATGCAATTAATCGCACAATTAGTTTTACCAATCCGAATGGCAAGCAGTATAGCCTAAAAGAAGAAACCGCAACCTTGATTGTACGCCCGAGAGGTTTCCATCTAGAAGAAAAAAACATAACGCTGGATGATAAGCCGATATCTGGCGGTTTGATGGATTTTGGCCTCTTCTTTTTCCATAACGCCAAGACCCTTCTCGCAAACGGAAGCGGACCTTACTTTTATCTTCCGAAAATTGAAAGCCATCATGAAGCGCGTCTCTGGAACGATGTATTCGTCTATGCGCAAAACCATCTTGGTATCCCTCATGGTTCCATCAAAGCAACTGTCCTCATAGAAACCATACTTGCAGCATTTGAAATGGATGAAATCCTATATGAACTAAAAGACCACTCCGCTGGATTAAACTGCGGCAGATGGGATTATATATTCAGCTATTTAAAGAAATTCAGGAATCACGATTCTATCATTCTTCCAGATCGCTCCGTCGTCACGATGGCGGTACCGTTCATGACGGCCTATTCCTTGCTGGCCATCCAGACCTGCCACAAGCGGAATGCACCTGCCATTGGCGGGATGGCGGCACAGATTCCTGTCAAAAATGACGAGAAGGCTAATGACGAAGCCTTCGCCAAGGTACGCGCCGACAAAGAGCGCGAGGCAAGAAACGGCCATGACGGCACATGGGTAGCCCATCCGGCCTTGGTTCCAGTAGCGAAGGAAGTATTCGATGAATACATGCCTACACCAAACCAAATTCATAAAAAACGAGAAGACGTCAGTGTTAAAGCAGAAGATCTTCTTGAAGTGCCAGAAGGGTCCATCACTGAGCAGGGTGTCCGCACGAACATTAATGTCGGTATTCAATATATCGAATCCTGGCTCAATGGCCGCGGAGCTGCGCCAATCTATAACCTAATGGAGGATGCCGCAACGGCTGAAATCTCCAGAGCTCAAGTTTGGCAATGGGTGCGCCATCCGAAAGGCGTCCTTGATGATGGCCGCAAGGTAGACATGGCTATGTATGAAGCCTTTAAAGAAGAAGAGCTAGAGCGAATCAAATCCGAGCTCGGCGAAGAACG